One window from the genome of Xiphophorus hellerii strain 12219 chromosome 16, Xiphophorus_hellerii-4.1, whole genome shotgun sequence encodes:
- the mapk8ip3 gene encoding C-Jun-amino-terminal kinase-interacting protein 3 isoform X8 has product MMEIDEVVYQDDYGSGTVMSERVSGLANSIYREFERLIHSYDEEVVKELMPLVVNVLENLDAVLTENQEHEVELELLKEDNEQLITQYEREKALRKQAEEKFIEFEDSLEADKKELQIQVELLELQGKQLELKTKNYSDQITRLEEREAEMKKEYNALHQRHTEMIQTYVEHIERSKLQQPGGNSQSEGPGCGRTHRHTWRKSKAERPPSLSLYPGGEGMVRGGHGGARMMPGTDIWQVSELGHSTFSSASQEDESESDSVAATPSSTGSKSNTPTSSVPSATITPINEGFPPHCDFDTMRAGNRRKGAKRLSRNMEVQVSQETRNVSIGMGSSDEWSEFQEIIDSTPELEMGMDSRVYGVGNSPSQGIVNEAFGINTDSLYHEIKDAKSDIIGDVDAGAELLGEFSGMGKEVENLLTENKQLLETKNALNIVKNDLIAKVDELSSEQEVLKEELEAVRQSKNKVDARIKELEEEIKRLRAEASRDSKDEVGDDFSSPMQDGDMSMTQRRRFTRVEMARVLMERNQYKERLMELQEAVRWTEMIRASRESPPIQEKKKSTIWQFFARLFSSSSSPPPVKRPYSSVNIHYKSPSPAFNQRRSHTMCQISTSNRTLEFFPEDDSALMARREQRREQYRQVREHMRRDDGIMQACGWSVPSRLKQTGGQTDGAKDSPLKRQQTNEKEDNRMKNVPVPVYCRPLVEKDPNRKLWCAAGVDLTGWRVSSQEAAPPKAPSGSGDPLQTEEDRADKKNTSPEKRKSKDLQETDSMNSRVWILTSTHSASKVVIIDANQPGSLVDQFNVCNAHVLCISSVPAASESDYPAGEIVLDPGDGGAGGGEDMGGVEGMLAGITLVGCATNCSVARSNCSSRTDTPIVDKGQAPAAPPMNGKIHPAQSAEEATEATEVSESAASQPEMGSGRPGPFTEHVFTDPQPRPADDRSAGQSKDESSQSAESEEGGEETKNYTSVAPTMWLGAQNGWLYVHSAVGNWKKCLHSIKLKDSVLSLVHVKGRVLVALADGTLAIFHRSEDGLWDLSNYHLMDLGRPHHSIRCMAVVHDKVWCGYKNKIHVIQPKSMQIEKSFDAHPRRESQVRQLAWIGDGVWVSIRLDSTLRLYHAHTHQHLQDVDIEPYVSKMLGTGKLGFSFVRITALLIGGNRLWVGTGNGVIISIPLTETVVLHRGQLLGLRANKVSPTSSGGVIHVYGDDSSEKSTGSFIPYCSMAQAQLCFHGHRDAVKFFVSVPGNVLATLNGSVLDSPSEGQSTAAPTETEAQSVQNVLVLSGGEGYIDFRIGDGEDDETEEGDSGGGASQMKPALSKAERSHIIVWQVSYVPE; this is encoded by the exons ATGATGGAGATAGACGAGGTGGTGTACCAGGACGACTACGGCTCCGGCACCGTGATGTCGGAGCGGGTGTCGGGCCTGGCCAACAGCATCTACCGGGAGTTCGAGCGGCTCATCCACAGCTACGACGAGGAGGTGGTGAAGGAGCTGATGCCGCTGGTGGTCAACGTCCTGGAGAACCTGGACGCGGTGCTCACCGAGAACCAGGAGCACGAAgtggagctggagctgctgaagGAGGACAACGAGCAGCTCATCACCCAGTACGAGCGGGAGAAAGCGCTGCGTAAGCAGGCGGAGGAG AAATTCATTGAATTTGAGGACAGTCTGGAGGCAGACAAAAAGGAGCTGCAGATCCAGGTGGAGCTTTTGGAGCTTCAGGGGAAGCAGCTGGAGCTGAAGACGAAGAACTACTCCGACCAGA TCACTCGTCTTGAGGAGCGTGAGGCAGAGATGAAGAAGGAGTATAATGCTCTTCATCAGCGCCACACCGAG ATGATCCAGACGTACGTAGAGCACATAGAGCGGTCCAAACTGCAGCAACCAGGGGgtaacagccaatcagaaggcCCCGGCTGTGGACGAAC TCATCGCCACACATGGAGGAAAAG CAAAGCGGAGCGCCCGCCGTCGCTGAGCCTGTACCCTGGTGGCGAGGGCATGGTACGTGGGGGTCACGGGGGGGCTAGGATGATGCCCGGGACAGACATCTGGCAGGTCAGCGAGCTCGGCCATTCCACCTTCAGCTCCGCCTCTCAG GAGGACGAATCGGAGTCTGACTCGGTTGCAGCCACACCCAGCAGCACAGGAAGCAAGTCCAACACGCCCACCTCCTCCGTCCCCTCCGCCACCATCACCCCCATCAACGAGGGCTTCCCCCCGCACTGCGACTTCGACACGATGCGCGCCGGGAACCGCAGGAAAGGCGCCAAGCGTCTCAGTCGCAACATGGAGGTGCAGGTTTCCCAGGAAACCAGGAACGTCAGCATCG GTATGGGAAGCAGTGACGAATGGTCCGAATTTCAGGAAATAATCGACTCCACCCCAGAGCTGGAGATGGGAATGGATTCCAGGGTTTATGGAGTTGGAAACAG TCCTTCTCAAGGGATTGTTAACGAGGCATTCGGCATCAACACGGACTCACTGTACCACGAGATCAAAGACGCAAAGTCGGACATCATCGGGGACGTCGACGCCGGTGCCGAGCTGCTGG GCGAGTTTTCAG GGATGGGAAAGGAGGTGGAAAATCTTCTGACGGAGAACAAACAGCTTCTAGAGACCAA AAACGCTCTGAACATTGTAAAAAACGATCTTATCGCCAAAGTGGACGAGCTGTCGAGTGAGCAGGAGGTGCtgaaggaggagctggaggcgGTGCGGCAATCCAAGAACAAGGTGGACGCCAGAATCAAGGAGCTGGAAGAAGAAATCAAGAG GTTAAGAGCAGAAGCATCTCGGGACTCTAAAGACGAAGTTGGTGATGAC TTTTCATCGCCCATGCAGGACGGGGACATGTCGATGACCCAGCGGCGCCGCTTCACTCGGGTGGAGATGGCCCGTGTGCTGATGGAGCGGAACCAGTACAAAGAGAGGctgatggagctgcaggaggCGGTGCGATGGACAGAGATGATCAG GGCTTCTAGGGAGAGTCCGCCCATCCAGGAGAAGAAGAAGTCCACCATCTGGCAGTT CTTTGCACGCCTCTTCAGCTCCTCGTCCAGCCCTCCTCCCGTCAAGCGACCTTACTCCAGCGTCAACATCCACTACAAGTCGCCCTCGCCGGCGTTCAACCAGCGGCGCAGTCACACCATGTGCCAGATCTCCACCTCCAACCGCACGCTGGAGTTCTTCCCTGAAGA TGACTCGGCGCTGATGGCGCGCCGAGAGCAGCGGCGTGAGCAGTACAGGCAGGTGCGAGAGCACATGCGCCGTGACGACGGCATCATGCAGGCCTGTGGCTGGAGCGTGCCATCTCGCCTCAAGCAG ACTGGTGGTCAGACGGACGGCGCTAAGGACAGCCCGCTGAAGAGACAACAG ACCAATGAGAAAGAGGATAACCGCATGAAGAATGTGCCTGTTCCGGTGTACTGTCGCCCTCTGGTGGAGAAAGACCCCAACAGGAAG TTGTGGTGCGCAGCGGGAGTCGACCTGACAGGATGGAGAGTCAGCAGCCAGGAGGCGGCGCCACCCAAAGCACCATCAGGCAGCGGTGACCCCCTGCAGACTGAGGAGGACCGAGCGGACAAGAAGAACACGTCACCTGAGAAGAGGAAG TCTAAGGACCTCCAGGAGACAGACAGCATGAACAGTCGAGTGTGGATCCTCACCAGCACCCACTCTGCCAGCAAGGTGGTCATCATCGACGCCAACCAGCCTGGCTCTCTGGTCGACCAGTTCAACGTCTGCAACGCACACGTGCTCTGCATCTCCAGTGTGCCAG CTGCCAGCGAGAGTGATTATCCAGCAGGAGAAATCGTGTTGGATCCAGGTgatggaggagcaggaggaggagaggacaTGGGAGGCGTGGAGGGCATGTTGGCTGGCATCACGCTGGTTGGCTGTGCCACGAACTGCAGTGTTGCCCGTAGCAACTGCTCCTCGCGTACAGACACACCCATAGTGGATAAAGGACAAG ccCCCGCCGCTCCCCCCATGAACGGGAAGATTCACCCCGCCCAGTCAGCCGAGGAAGCCACGGAGGCCACGGAGGTTTCTGAATCCGCAGCCAGCCAGCCGGAGATGGGGTCCGGACGCCCGGGGCCCTTCACCGAGCACGTCTTCACCGATCCTCAGCCTCGTCCGGCAGATGATAG GAGCGCGGGCCAGTCCAAAGACGAATCGTCTCAGTCCGCAGAGTCTGAGGAAGGAGGGGAAGAAACCAAAAACTACACCAGCGTGGCCCCCACCATGTGGCTCGGGGCGCAGAACGGCTG GCTTTATGTCCACTCTGCTGTCGGAAACTGGAAGAAGTGTCTCCACTCCATCAAACTCAAAGACTCGGTTCTCAGTCTGGT GCACGTGAAAGGTCGTGTGCTGGTCGCCCTCGCTGACGGGACGCTCGCCATATTCCACCGTTCAGAAG ACGGCCTGTGGGACCTGTCCAACTATCACCTCATGGACCTCGGCCGGCCTCATCACTCCATCCGCTGCATGGCGGTCGTCCACGATAAGGTCTGGTGCGGCTACAAGAACAAGATTCATGTCATTCAGCCCAAAAGCATGCAGATCGAG AAGTCGTTCGACGCCCACCCCCGGAGGGAGAGCCAGGTGCGGCAGCTGGCCTGGATCGGTGACGGCGTGTGGGTCTCGATCCGGTTAGACTCCACCCTGCGTCTGTACCACGCGCACACGCACCAGCACCTCCAGGATGTGGACATTGAGCCATACGTCAGCAAAATGTTGG GTACCGGCAAGCTGGGCTTCTCGTTTGTGCGGATCACGGCCCTGCTGATTGGTGGAAACCGTCTCTGGGTGGGGACAGGAAACGGCGTGATCATCTCCATCCCGCTGACAGAGA CGGTGGTTCTTCACCGGGGACAGCTGCTGGGGTTGAGGG CTAATAAAGTGTCTCCTACGTCCTCCGGCGGTGTGATCCATGTGTATGGCGATGACAGCTCTGAGAAGAGCACCGGCAGCTTCATCCCCTACTGCTCCATGGCCCAAGcgcagctgtgtttccatggaCACCGTGATGCTGTCAAGTTCTTCGTATCCGTACCAG gtAATGTTTTGGCCACCTTAAACGGCAGCGTTCTGGACAGTCCATCCGAAGGTCAGAGCACCGCAGCACCCACAGAGACGGAGGCGCAGAGCGTCCAGAACGTGCTGGTGCTGAGCGGAGGAGAGGGCTACATCGACTTCCGCATAG
- the mapk8ip3 gene encoding C-Jun-amino-terminal kinase-interacting protein 3 isoform X3 translates to MMEIDEVVYQDDYGSGTVMSERVSGLANSIYREFERLIHSYDEEVVKELMPLVVNVLENLDAVLTENQEHEVELELLKEDNEQLITQYEREKALRKQAEEKFIEFEDSLEADKKELQIQVELLELQGKQLELKTKNYSDQITRLEEREAEMKKEYNALHQRHTEMIQTYVEHIERSKLQQPGGNSQSEGPGCGRTKAERPPSLSLYPGGEGMVRGGHGGARMMPGTDIWQVSELGHSTFSSASQEDESESDSVAATPSSTGSKSNTPTSSVPSATITPINEGFPPHCDFDTMRAGNRRKGAKRLSRNMEVQVSQETRNVSIGMGSSDEWSEFQEIIDSTPELEMGMDSRVYGVGNSPSQGIVNEAFGINTDSLYHEIKDAKSDIIGDVDAGAELLGEFSVRDDFFGMGKEVENLLTENKQLLETKNALNIVKNDLIAKVDELSSEQEVLKEELEAVRQSKNKVDARIKELEEEIKRLRAEASRDSKDEVGDDFSSPMQDGDMSMTQRRRFTRVEMARVLMERNQYKERLMELQEAVRWTEMIRASRESPPIQEKKKSTIWQFFARLFSSSSSPPPVKRPYSSVNIHYKSPSPAFNQRRSHTMCQISTSNRTLEFFPEELASNGVASLLSDSALMARREQRREQYRQVREHMRRDDGIMQACGWSVPSRLKQTGGQTDGAKDSPLKRQQTNEKEDNRMKNVPVPVYCRPLVEKDPNRKLWCAAGVDLTGWRVSSQEAAPPKAPSGSGDPLQTEEDRADKKNTSPEKRKSKDLQETDSMNSRVWILTSTHSASKVVIIDANQPGSLVDQFNVCNAHVLCISSVPAASESDYPAGEIVLDPGDGGAGGGEDMGGVEGMLAGITLVGCATNCSVARSNCSSRTDTPIVDKGQAPAAPPMNGKIHPAQSAEEATEATEVSESAASQPEMGSGRPGPFTEHVFTDPQPRPADDRSAGQSKDESSQSAESEEGGEETKNYTSVAPTMWLGAQNGWLYVHSAVGNWKKCLHSIKLKDSVLSLVHVKGRVLVALADGTLAIFHRSEDGLWDLSNYHLMDLGRPHHSIRCMAVVHDKVWCGYKNKIHVIQPKSMQIEKSFDAHPRRESQVRQLAWIGDGVWVSIRLDSTLRLYHAHTHQHLQDVDIEPYVSKMLGTGKLGFSFVRITALLIGGNRLWVGTGNGVIISIPLTETVVLHRGQLLGLRANKVSPTSSGGVIHVYGDDSSEKSTGSFIPYCSMAQAQLCFHGHRDAVKFFVSVPGNVLATLNGSVLDSPSEGQSTAAPTETEAQSVQNVLVLSGGEGYIDFRIGDGEDDETEEGDSGGGASQMKPALSKAERSHIIVWQVSYVPE, encoded by the exons ATGATGGAGATAGACGAGGTGGTGTACCAGGACGACTACGGCTCCGGCACCGTGATGTCGGAGCGGGTGTCGGGCCTGGCCAACAGCATCTACCGGGAGTTCGAGCGGCTCATCCACAGCTACGACGAGGAGGTGGTGAAGGAGCTGATGCCGCTGGTGGTCAACGTCCTGGAGAACCTGGACGCGGTGCTCACCGAGAACCAGGAGCACGAAgtggagctggagctgctgaagGAGGACAACGAGCAGCTCATCACCCAGTACGAGCGGGAGAAAGCGCTGCGTAAGCAGGCGGAGGAG AAATTCATTGAATTTGAGGACAGTCTGGAGGCAGACAAAAAGGAGCTGCAGATCCAGGTGGAGCTTTTGGAGCTTCAGGGGAAGCAGCTGGAGCTGAAGACGAAGAACTACTCCGACCAGA TCACTCGTCTTGAGGAGCGTGAGGCAGAGATGAAGAAGGAGTATAATGCTCTTCATCAGCGCCACACCGAG ATGATCCAGACGTACGTAGAGCACATAGAGCGGTCCAAACTGCAGCAACCAGGGGgtaacagccaatcagaaggcCCCGGCTGTGGACGAAC CAAAGCGGAGCGCCCGCCGTCGCTGAGCCTGTACCCTGGTGGCGAGGGCATGGTACGTGGGGGTCACGGGGGGGCTAGGATGATGCCCGGGACAGACATCTGGCAGGTCAGCGAGCTCGGCCATTCCACCTTCAGCTCCGCCTCTCAG GAGGACGAATCGGAGTCTGACTCGGTTGCAGCCACACCCAGCAGCACAGGAAGCAAGTCCAACACGCCCACCTCCTCCGTCCCCTCCGCCACCATCACCCCCATCAACGAGGGCTTCCCCCCGCACTGCGACTTCGACACGATGCGCGCCGGGAACCGCAGGAAAGGCGCCAAGCGTCTCAGTCGCAACATGGAGGTGCAGGTTTCCCAGGAAACCAGGAACGTCAGCATCG GTATGGGAAGCAGTGACGAATGGTCCGAATTTCAGGAAATAATCGACTCCACCCCAGAGCTGGAGATGGGAATGGATTCCAGGGTTTATGGAGTTGGAAACAG TCCTTCTCAAGGGATTGTTAACGAGGCATTCGGCATCAACACGGACTCACTGTACCACGAGATCAAAGACGCAAAGTCGGACATCATCGGGGACGTCGACGCCGGTGCCGAGCTGCTGG GCGAGTTTTCAG TCCGTGACGATTTCTTCG GGATGGGAAAGGAGGTGGAAAATCTTCTGACGGAGAACAAACAGCTTCTAGAGACCAA AAACGCTCTGAACATTGTAAAAAACGATCTTATCGCCAAAGTGGACGAGCTGTCGAGTGAGCAGGAGGTGCtgaaggaggagctggaggcgGTGCGGCAATCCAAGAACAAGGTGGACGCCAGAATCAAGGAGCTGGAAGAAGAAATCAAGAG GTTAAGAGCAGAAGCATCTCGGGACTCTAAAGACGAAGTTGGTGATGAC TTTTCATCGCCCATGCAGGACGGGGACATGTCGATGACCCAGCGGCGCCGCTTCACTCGGGTGGAGATGGCCCGTGTGCTGATGGAGCGGAACCAGTACAAAGAGAGGctgatggagctgcaggaggCGGTGCGATGGACAGAGATGATCAG GGCTTCTAGGGAGAGTCCGCCCATCCAGGAGAAGAAGAAGTCCACCATCTGGCAGTT CTTTGCACGCCTCTTCAGCTCCTCGTCCAGCCCTCCTCCCGTCAAGCGACCTTACTCCAGCGTCAACATCCACTACAAGTCGCCCTCGCCGGCGTTCAACCAGCGGCGCAGTCACACCATGTGCCAGATCTCCACCTCCAACCGCACGCTGGAGTTCTTCCCTGAAGA ACTGGCCAGTAACGGTGTTGCGTCTCTCCTCAGTGACTCGGCGCTGATGGCGCGCCGAGAGCAGCGGCGTGAGCAGTACAGGCAGGTGCGAGAGCACATGCGCCGTGACGACGGCATCATGCAGGCCTGTGGCTGGAGCGTGCCATCTCGCCTCAAGCAG ACTGGTGGTCAGACGGACGGCGCTAAGGACAGCCCGCTGAAGAGACAACAG ACCAATGAGAAAGAGGATAACCGCATGAAGAATGTGCCTGTTCCGGTGTACTGTCGCCCTCTGGTGGAGAAAGACCCCAACAGGAAG TTGTGGTGCGCAGCGGGAGTCGACCTGACAGGATGGAGAGTCAGCAGCCAGGAGGCGGCGCCACCCAAAGCACCATCAGGCAGCGGTGACCCCCTGCAGACTGAGGAGGACCGAGCGGACAAGAAGAACACGTCACCTGAGAAGAGGAAG TCTAAGGACCTCCAGGAGACAGACAGCATGAACAGTCGAGTGTGGATCCTCACCAGCACCCACTCTGCCAGCAAGGTGGTCATCATCGACGCCAACCAGCCTGGCTCTCTGGTCGACCAGTTCAACGTCTGCAACGCACACGTGCTCTGCATCTCCAGTGTGCCAG CTGCCAGCGAGAGTGATTATCCAGCAGGAGAAATCGTGTTGGATCCAGGTgatggaggagcaggaggaggagaggacaTGGGAGGCGTGGAGGGCATGTTGGCTGGCATCACGCTGGTTGGCTGTGCCACGAACTGCAGTGTTGCCCGTAGCAACTGCTCCTCGCGTACAGACACACCCATAGTGGATAAAGGACAAG ccCCCGCCGCTCCCCCCATGAACGGGAAGATTCACCCCGCCCAGTCAGCCGAGGAAGCCACGGAGGCCACGGAGGTTTCTGAATCCGCAGCCAGCCAGCCGGAGATGGGGTCCGGACGCCCGGGGCCCTTCACCGAGCACGTCTTCACCGATCCTCAGCCTCGTCCGGCAGATGATAG GAGCGCGGGCCAGTCCAAAGACGAATCGTCTCAGTCCGCAGAGTCTGAGGAAGGAGGGGAAGAAACCAAAAACTACACCAGCGTGGCCCCCACCATGTGGCTCGGGGCGCAGAACGGCTG GCTTTATGTCCACTCTGCTGTCGGAAACTGGAAGAAGTGTCTCCACTCCATCAAACTCAAAGACTCGGTTCTCAGTCTGGT GCACGTGAAAGGTCGTGTGCTGGTCGCCCTCGCTGACGGGACGCTCGCCATATTCCACCGTTCAGAAG ACGGCCTGTGGGACCTGTCCAACTATCACCTCATGGACCTCGGCCGGCCTCATCACTCCATCCGCTGCATGGCGGTCGTCCACGATAAGGTCTGGTGCGGCTACAAGAACAAGATTCATGTCATTCAGCCCAAAAGCATGCAGATCGAG AAGTCGTTCGACGCCCACCCCCGGAGGGAGAGCCAGGTGCGGCAGCTGGCCTGGATCGGTGACGGCGTGTGGGTCTCGATCCGGTTAGACTCCACCCTGCGTCTGTACCACGCGCACACGCACCAGCACCTCCAGGATGTGGACATTGAGCCATACGTCAGCAAAATGTTGG GTACCGGCAAGCTGGGCTTCTCGTTTGTGCGGATCACGGCCCTGCTGATTGGTGGAAACCGTCTCTGGGTGGGGACAGGAAACGGCGTGATCATCTCCATCCCGCTGACAGAGA CGGTGGTTCTTCACCGGGGACAGCTGCTGGGGTTGAGGG CTAATAAAGTGTCTCCTACGTCCTCCGGCGGTGTGATCCATGTGTATGGCGATGACAGCTCTGAGAAGAGCACCGGCAGCTTCATCCCCTACTGCTCCATGGCCCAAGcgcagctgtgtttccatggaCACCGTGATGCTGTCAAGTTCTTCGTATCCGTACCAG gtAATGTTTTGGCCACCTTAAACGGCAGCGTTCTGGACAGTCCATCCGAAGGTCAGAGCACCGCAGCACCCACAGAGACGGAGGCGCAGAGCGTCCAGAACGTGCTGGTGCTGAGCGGAGGAGAGGGCTACATCGACTTCCGCATAG